The Akkermansia sp. N21116 genome includes a region encoding these proteins:
- a CDS encoding dynamin family protein, which yields MNSNSSASSVNLKELTTNLASLAQMESEVFASSPDQGFLDNLKLWRAGLFRIVVMGEIKQGKSSFINALLGVKDLVPVNSDVATSTIFKIRYGKEKRYRVFFTRQSGKPEQIIDEKELHTYGTEAGNPDNSLQVDFIEVCVPSPLLGSGIVIVDTPGLGGLFKKHKEITYQYAPKADAVFFVTDSIGSPLGLQEIVFLKELRTITDNIYFVQTKADAADTQMRQARMQNNVDILVRQVGFKREEIRYFIVDSPLKLEADDAKDHEDLTDSGFPPLMSFIQNSLRKNQRRLIAGRAMLQTLPKLERVRTELAARDALLNAETEEQQKQLGEQLQKAQSDFKRWNTEEKPRLLSGLNKSIGNLRLDAMENIRKCQPGGEIQMEFENLINQAQDADHLGNVLSEISSKLPEFVSKVTMETGRMIQERAEKEFSRIAGHDTLELSTEVSHGHVSTLNRVALNRQIEHLRQGGSLFDDARTALYGGGAGIAIASVAGGIIGSIIPVVGTIIGSGIGMAIAGWFGSSTAYKIKKEQELRANKQQASNGISQALSSAYSQAQSSIERILQDIQHTAGNAIQTWVSETQNGFERQIAELAERKNMTTQELMKKRSELARWKSALQQIERNLPIT from the coding sequence ATGAATTCCAATTCTTCAGCATCTTCCGTCAATTTAAAGGAATTGACGACCAACCTTGCCTCCCTTGCCCAGATGGAAAGCGAGGTCTTCGCCTCATCCCCCGATCAAGGGTTTCTGGACAATCTCAAACTCTGGCGGGCAGGTTTGTTCCGCATTGTCGTCATGGGAGAAATAAAACAGGGCAAGTCGTCCTTTATCAACGCTCTTCTGGGCGTCAAAGACCTTGTTCCCGTCAATTCGGATGTCGCTACCTCGACAATTTTCAAAATACGCTACGGCAAGGAAAAACGCTACCGTGTCTTCTTCACCAGACAGAGCGGCAAGCCGGAGCAGATCATTGACGAGAAAGAACTCCACACCTACGGAACGGAAGCCGGAAATCCCGACAACAGCCTCCAGGTGGATTTTATCGAAGTATGCGTGCCGTCCCCCCTGCTGGGGTCCGGCATCGTTATTGTCGATACTCCGGGATTGGGAGGCCTGTTCAAAAAACACAAGGAAATAACGTATCAATACGCCCCGAAAGCGGATGCCGTCTTCTTTGTTACTGACAGCATAGGATCTCCCCTGGGACTTCAGGAAATCGTTTTCCTAAAGGAACTGAGAACCATCACTGACAATATCTATTTTGTGCAGACCAAGGCCGATGCGGCGGATACGCAAATGCGCCAGGCACGCATGCAAAACAACGTAGATATCCTAGTCCGCCAAGTGGGATTCAAACGGGAAGAGATCAGATATTTCATTGTAGATTCCCCTCTCAAACTGGAAGCGGACGATGCAAAAGACCACGAGGATCTTACAGACAGCGGTTTTCCTCCTTTGATGTCCTTCATCCAGAATTCCCTGCGCAAGAATCAACGCCGGCTCATTGCCGGCCGGGCCATGCTTCAGACTCTGCCGAAGCTGGAGAGAGTCAGGACGGAATTGGCGGCACGAGATGCGCTTCTCAACGCCGAAACGGAAGAACAGCAAAAACAGTTGGGGGAACAACTTCAAAAAGCCCAGTCCGATTTCAAGAGATGGAATACCGAAGAGAAACCGCGTCTGCTCTCCGGCCTCAATAAATCCATAGGGAACCTTCGGCTGGACGCCATGGAAAATATACGCAAGTGCCAGCCGGGCGGGGAGATTCAAATGGAATTCGAGAACCTGATCAACCAAGCTCAGGATGCGGATCACTTGGGGAACGTCCTCTCGGAGATTTCATCAAAGTTACCTGAATTCGTTTCAAAAGTAACCATGGAGACCGGACGGATGATTCAGGAAAGAGCGGAAAAGGAATTCTCCCGGATTGCAGGACATGACACGCTGGAACTTTCCACGGAAGTAAGCCATGGACACGTCTCCACATTAAACCGGGTTGCTCTCAATCGTCAGATTGAACACCTCCGGCAGGGAGGTTCCTTGTTTGATGACGCAAGAACGGCTCTTTACGGTGGCGGTGCAGGTATAGCTATCGCTTCCGTAGCTGGGGGAATCATCGGTTCCATCATCCCTGTTGTCGGTACGATTATCGGTAGTGGCATAGGAATGGCCATTGCCGGATGGTTCGGATCTTCCACAGCTTATAAAATCAAGAAGGAACAGGAACTCCGAGCCAATAAGCAACAAGCCTCCAACGGAATTTCCCAGGCTCTTTCCTCCGCCTATTCCCAGGCGCAGTCTTCCATAGAACGCATTTTACAGGACATTC
- a CDS encoding GYF domain-containing protein translates to MKSYLIRLPDGAQMGPFPWEQMRKLYSSHRISENDLVWTEGMTSWLPLRDILEKESSSFSQQAAPPDPIPPKKEESYFLSSGGESRKGPYTLKEITAWYHTGQIPVTSFLWKDGMPEWVKVGDFISSHQEGSSFWGLIFGALAFLTGLSPIEKFSLKHIFKKTFLRRTEQERIDFFASGGLRSTPSLEEISTDWPAPWVFIRVLGLSLLMCIGFLILMAVFGDRAMNAVPGLLFAISFAVPFSVLTLFAEFNVRRNISWYSIIVMLLGGGTLSLIVTFMLNDLSNNPREAYWAGPIEETAKLAAAIFFARKFFLNGQILNGMLCGAAVGAGFAIFETAGYIINSEYISPGTNPLDIAVLRGILSPFAHIPWSAIMAGAFWLAIQKKRQNGTPAILQLSFWRIAVIPIGLHMFWNSPLLTKSDLQGLHKWGICAVICWGMIFLLVNEGLIQIRRAKKQKIDL, encoded by the coding sequence ATGAAGTCTTATTTGATCAGACTACCGGATGGTGCCCAAATGGGGCCATTTCCGTGGGAGCAGATGCGTAAACTATATTCCTCCCACAGAATCAGCGAGAACGATCTCGTATGGACGGAGGGCATGACCTCCTGGCTTCCTCTTCGCGACATTCTGGAAAAGGAGAGTTCATCATTTTCCCAGCAGGCGGCTCCTCCTGATCCCATCCCTCCCAAAAAGGAAGAATCCTATTTTCTGTCATCGGGAGGTGAGAGCCGTAAAGGACCATATACATTAAAGGAAATAACCGCTTGGTATCACACAGGACAAATACCGGTCACCTCTTTTTTATGGAAGGATGGGATGCCGGAATGGGTCAAAGTGGGAGATTTTATCAGCAGCCATCAGGAAGGAAGTTCCTTCTGGGGATTAATTTTTGGGGCGCTGGCATTTCTGACCGGACTTTCGCCTATAGAAAAGTTCAGCTTGAAACACATATTCAAGAAAACGTTCCTCCGCAGAACGGAACAGGAAAGGATAGATTTTTTCGCGTCAGGCGGTTTGAGATCGACTCCTTCACTGGAAGAAATATCTACGGATTGGCCGGCTCCGTGGGTTTTCATTCGTGTTCTTGGCCTCTCCTTGCTGATGTGCATCGGATTTCTAATCCTGATGGCTGTATTTGGAGACCGGGCCATGAACGCTGTGCCTGGATTGCTGTTTGCCATAAGTTTTGCAGTTCCCTTTTCTGTTCTTACCTTGTTTGCGGAATTTAATGTCAGAAGGAACATTTCCTGGTACTCGATTATCGTCATGCTGTTGGGCGGAGGCACCTTGTCTTTGATTGTTACATTTATGCTGAACGACCTTTCCAATAATCCAAGAGAGGCCTACTGGGCTGGTCCTATTGAAGAGACTGCAAAGCTTGCCGCCGCTATTTTCTTTGCCCGCAAGTTCTTTCTGAATGGGCAAATTCTGAACGGGATGTTGTGTGGAGCAGCAGTAGGCGCCGGCTTCGCTATTTTTGAAACAGCAGGCTATATCATCAATTCTGAATATATCAGTCCTGGTACAAATCCATTGGATATTGCGGTCCTACGAGGGATACTTTCGCCTTTCGCACATATTCCCTGGTCGGCAATCATGGCAGGGGCATTCTGGCTTGCTATTCAGAAAAAACGACAAAATGGTACTCCCGCTATTCTGCAACTCTCCTTTTGGAGGATTGCCGTTATCCCTATAGGACTTCACATGTTCTGGAACAGCCCTTTGCTGACGAAATCCGATTTACAGGGATTGCACAAATGGGGTATATGCGCCGTCATTTGTTGGGGTATGATCTTTCTGCTTGTTAATGAAGGATTAATTCAAATCAGAAGAGCGAAAAAACAAAAGATAGATCTCTAA
- a CDS encoding GYF domain-containing protein, which yields MKKYFICDNSENQQGPYSEHVLKALYEDGTIQLHTRIREIQSSEWGVYSDIVSEVSPDKNQKDIDESTYLIALPDGEQEGPYTQEQIVALYRNGRLASNLLCCRVGSSSWNSLETVIGKNSQQTIPADFSGRANEVNPPSFSSEDNESSPLRQEIPPTPNTPPPLEENASYRYPPLQDERSYTPRQEYNMRAFWAMSMLYILSPLLIIVAEATYAGDIKFTLTVLGIGVLFSLYAQILLLMNTRKAWKCIQPVTQYGRRIPSAGKAVGLLFIPVFNLYWMYVCFVGLADNASWLARVTQQTNLRLKAWPMFVFVLLTQFTFWGSIITNAFLPEFRSYFHVIFWLCLLWAIVVFWYTERIIQSFPRPQRKKKKSA from the coding sequence ATGAAAAAATATTTTATTTGTGACAACTCAGAGAATCAGCAAGGTCCCTATTCCGAGCATGTTCTTAAAGCCTTGTATGAAGATGGGACCATACAGCTTCATACCCGTATTCGTGAAATTCAGTCCTCCGAATGGGGTGTATACTCAGACATTGTTTCCGAGGTTTCCCCGGACAAAAACCAGAAAGATATTGATGAATCCACCTACTTGATTGCATTACCGGATGGAGAGCAAGAAGGACCTTACACCCAGGAGCAAATCGTAGCCCTGTACCGAAATGGACGCTTAGCAAGCAACCTTCTTTGTTGCAGGGTAGGATCATCTTCGTGGAATTCGCTGGAGACAGTAATCGGAAAAAACTCTCAACAGACTATTCCAGCCGATTTCTCAGGAAGAGCAAATGAAGTGAATCCTCCTTCTTTTTCAAGCGAAGACAATGAGAGTTCTCCTTTAAGGCAGGAAATACCTCCCACGCCCAATACACCGCCCCCATTAGAAGAAAACGCTTCATACCGTTATCCTCCACTGCAGGATGAAAGAAGTTATACTCCCCGGCAGGAGTATAACATGAGAGCGTTCTGGGCAATGAGCATGCTGTATATTTTGTCCCCGTTATTGATTATTGTAGCAGAGGCCACTTATGCAGGTGACATCAAGTTCACATTAACGGTTTTAGGCATAGGGGTATTGTTCTCTTTGTATGCACAGATTTTATTGCTGATGAATACGAGGAAAGCGTGGAAATGCATACAGCCAGTTACCCAATATGGTCGTCGTATTCCCTCTGCGGGAAAAGCCGTGGGACTATTATTTATTCCCGTGTTCAATTTATACTGGATGTATGTCTGCTTTGTCGGTTTGGCCGATAATGCTTCCTGGCTTGCCCGAGTCACTCAACAAACCAACCTTCGGCTGAAAGCATGGCCCATGTTTGTCTTTGTGTTGCTCACACAGTTTACTTTTTGGGGCAGTATCATAACAAATGCCTTTTTGCCTGAATTCCGATCCTATTTTCATGTTATTTTCTGGCTTTGCTTACTGTGGGCGATCGTCGTGTTCTGGTACACTGAAAGAATTATTCAGTCATTTCCTCGTCCTCAAAGAAAGAAAAAGAAATCTGCATAG